In Moorella sp. Hama-1, a single genomic region encodes these proteins:
- a CDS encoding NADH-quinone oxidoreductase subunit N has protein sequence MANLHLLTVEILTAALGLGLLALGLLVPHSDRRGIAYVATAGLAGILLVAFGMRGTTGMVLGGYAIDPFATYFKILFLAAALLTTVCSYEYVEKMGFNQAEYYALLVLATLGMMVLASSGELVSLYLGLELMTITFCILAAFHLGDAKSAEAGIKYVLLGAMSSAIFLYGLSLIYGSSGSTVIREISQVVSASGASPALLLGTIFILAGFAFKVTVVPFHMWSPDVYEGAPTPVTGFLSVASKAAAFAALVRVFFGALPDLHNLWVQLFIALAVLTIVLGNLVAIPQTNIKRLLAYSSISQAGYLLLGIVSFSVLGVGAVMYYAMLYVFGNMGAFMAATAFYNNDGSDEIKDYAGLARRSPLVAAVMLFSMLSLAGIPPMAGFVGKFYLFMSIISRQYIWLAILGILMSMVSVYYYLLVAKAMYLGNPPEGSKPLQVAPGLQIAMVVSLLVLFFLGIYPTPLTNYAMNSAVTFFMP, from the coding sequence ATGGCGAATTTGCATCTCTTGACGGTGGAAATCCTGACGGCAGCCCTGGGCCTGGGACTCCTGGCCCTGGGCCTCCTGGTACCCCACAGCGATCGCCGGGGGATAGCCTATGTGGCTACGGCCGGCCTGGCGGGTATTCTCCTAGTAGCCTTCGGGATGCGGGGCACTACCGGTATGGTCCTGGGGGGTTATGCCATTGATCCCTTTGCGACCTATTTCAAGATCCTTTTCCTGGCAGCGGCCCTGCTGACGACCGTCTGTTCCTATGAATATGTAGAGAAGATGGGATTTAACCAGGCCGAATACTATGCCCTGCTGGTCCTGGCCACCCTGGGGATGATGGTCCTGGCTTCCTCGGGGGAACTTGTTAGCCTTTACCTGGGCCTGGAACTCATGACCATCACCTTCTGTATCCTGGCGGCCTTTCACCTGGGCGACGCTAAATCGGCCGAAGCAGGCATTAAGTACGTCCTGCTGGGGGCCATGTCCTCGGCCATCTTCCTGTACGGCTTGAGCCTGATCTATGGCAGTAGCGGGTCCACGGTGATCAGGGAAATCAGTCAGGTGGTTTCCGCCAGTGGGGCCAGCCCGGCCCTGCTCCTGGGGACCATCTTTATCCTGGCGGGTTTCGCCTTCAAGGTAACGGTCGTGCCCTTTCATATGTGGTCCCCGGATGTCTACGAGGGCGCCCCGACACCTGTAACGGGCTTTCTTTCGGTAGCCTCCAAGGCGGCCGCCTTCGCGGCCCTGGTGCGGGTCTTCTTCGGCGCCCTGCCGGACCTCCACAACTTATGGGTCCAGCTCTTTATCGCCCTGGCGGTCCTGACCATCGTCCTGGGCAACCTGGTGGCCATCCCCCAGACCAATATCAAAAGGTTACTGGCGTACTCCAGCATCTCCCAGGCCGGTTACCTGCTGCTGGGTATTGTTTCCTTCTCCGTCCTGGGGGTAGGGGCGGTGATGTATTACGCCATGCTCTACGTCTTTGGCAACATGGGCGCCTTTATGGCTGCTACGGCCTTTTATAATAACGACGGCAGCGATGAGATTAAGGATTACGCCGGCCTGGCCCGGCGTTCACCCCTGGTGGCGGCCGTAATGCTCTTTTCCATGTTGTCCCTGGCCGGCATACCCCCCATGGCCGGCTTTGTCGGTAAGTTCTACCTCTTCATGTCTATAATTTCCCGGCAGTATATCTGGCTGGCCATCCTGGGCATTTTGATGAGCATGGTGTCGGTCTACTACTATCTCCTGGTGGCCAAGGCCATGTACCTGGGTAACCCGCCGGAGGGGAGCAAGCCCTTGCAGGTAGCCCCCGGCCTCCAGATAGCCATGGTGGTATCCCTGCTGGTCCTATTCTTCCTGGGCATATACCCGACACCCCTGACCAACTATGCCATGAATTCGGCTGTAACCTTCTTTATGCCGTGA